A region of the Actinomycetes bacterium genome:
AGAGGAGGCGCCGGTTGGACGCCGCCGCCAGGCCAGCCGACGTCATGGCACCCCCGCCAGCTCTTGCGAGCTGACCTCTCCCCCTCTCGCCTGGCCTTCTTCGGCGTCGGCACCGGGCCCTGTGGACACGCAAGGTCGGCTCGTCGCACCCGTGCGGGATCATGCCGTCATGGGATACCGAGGCAAGGTCGCGGAGCGGGAGCGGGCGCGCCTGCTCCGGGCAGAGGGCCTCACGATGGCGGAGATCGCGGCGCGGCTCGACGTGTCCAAGAGCAGCGTGTCGCTGTGGGTCCGCGACGTCGATTTTGAGCCCCGGCCCCGGGTCACCAGTGGGCGGCGCCGGGAGCCGAACGCCCTGCAGCGGCGCAAGCAGGCCGAGATCGACCGGCTCGTGCAGGAGGGGAGCGCCCGGGTCGGCCAGCTCTCGGAGCGGGAGTTCCTGATGGCCGGGGTCGCCCTGTATGCGGGGGAAGGCGCCAAGCAGGACGGTAGGGTCCGTTTCGCCAACAGCGACCGTCGAATCATTGCCTTCTTCTGCTCCTGGCTCCGGCACTTCTTCGAGATCGACGAGTCCCGACTTCGGGTGCTCCTCTACCTGCACGAGGGCCTCGACCTGCGCGTAGCTATGGCGTACTGGTCCGCTGTGACCGGGATCCCCGAGCCCCAGTTCGGGAAGCCGTATCGCGCGGTACCGGATCCGTCCATCCGTCACACCAAGCATGTGCATGGTTGCGTGACGGTCGGATACAGTTGCAGCGCGACCCACCGGAGCATCATGGGTCTCGTCGGTGCGTTGCTTGACGACGCCGCCATTCCGGGGTAGCTCAACCGGCAGAGCAATCGGCTGTTAACCGAAAGGTTGCGAGTTCGAGTCTCGCCCCCGGAGCTCGCCTACGATCGACCCGGCGCCCCGCCCAGCGCCGGCGACGACCCTCCCCCGGTCCCGGTGCCGTCCTTGTCACCCGGGCCGTCACCCGGCCTCGACCCTCAGCACGTACAGGCCGCGCCCTGGGTCGGCCCGCAGGGGCACCACGGTGACCGTGCCGACCCGGGCCGGCCGGGTGACCGAGAGGGGGGCGAAGCGCTCGGCCGGCCGGTCGCCGTCGGCGTCGTGGAAGACCGCCGCGGTGCCGGCCAGGGCCTGGTCGAGCGGGCTCGCCAGCGCGGCCAGGTAGAGGTCGCGGACCCGCCCCAACGGGACCCCGAGCTCCAGGGCGACCCGCACCCGCTGGGGTCCGGACACCGCCATGACCGTGCCCGGCTTGGCGGCGACCGGCCGCAGCAGCCGCACGGCAGCGGCCGCGTTGGCGCTGAGGCGCGTGTCCCGGTCCAAGGTCGAGGCGACCACCGGGTCAGTCGGGGCGAGCGGCCAGCAGGCCGCCCCCACCAGCGCCACTGCCGCCACCCCGCCGGCCGCGACCTTAACCTGGCGCAGAACCCGGACCGCGACCCCAGCCCGGCGCAGAACCCGGGCCGTGACCCCATGCAGGCGCCCGGCCACCTTACCCGCCAGGTGCGGGCGCCCGGCCACCCTATCCGCCAGGTGCGGGCGCCCGGCCACCTGGACTGGCCCTGGCGGGGCTGGGCGACCGGGCAGGACGGCCACCCTGCCCCCCAGGTGCGGGCGCCCGCCGCTGCCCTGGGCGCCGCGGGCCTGGCCCAGCCAGCGGATCAGGCTGGTGGCCAGCCAGGCGGCGCCGAGGGCAGCGGCCAGGCGGACGCCCAGGTCGGCGGGGTCGAAGTAGCGCCAGGACACGTAGGTGCCCCGGGCCGCCTCGATCCCGAGCACGATGAGCACCCCGGG
Encoded here:
- a CDS encoding helix-turn-helix domain-containing protein, which translates into the protein MGYRGKVAERERARLLRAEGLTMAEIAARLDVSKSSVSLWVRDVDFEPRPRVTSGRRREPNALQRRKQAEIDRLVQEGSARVGQLSEREFLMAGVALYAGEGAKQDGRVRFANSDRRIIAFFCSWLRHFFEIDESRLRVLLYLHEGLDLRVAMAYWSAVTGIPEPQFGKPYRAVPDPSIRHTKHVHGCVTVGYSCSATHRSIMGLVGALLDDAAIPG